Within Triticum dicoccoides isolate Atlit2015 ecotype Zavitan chromosome 1B, WEW_v2.0, whole genome shotgun sequence, the genomic segment CTGGCTGCAGGAGCTAAAACGGTAGTCAGGTCAGAAGGCCGAGCATGAAGCAGCAGCCAGCCAGCCACCTCAACCTTTTGGCTCTGGCGAGACCATCAAAGCATGTGTTCCTCTCTGATCTAAGCTACAACTTTCGTCCAACagtgaaataaaaattaatttctaCTCCCTTCGTCCTGAAATAATTTCTAGACACAGTGAAATAAAAATTCTCAACTACTCTCTAATCTAGAATCTGTAACTAGAGGTTCTAGACACAGTGAAATAAAAATTCTCAATATGGACCCTAATTTCTACTCCCTTCGTCCTGAAATAAGTGTCGCTGACTTGGTACAACTTTGGCATACAATATTATGTACTGTAAATTGGAGAATTGCTTCATACATTGATTCCATCAATATTTCAAATTGTGAATGCCCACCTTACACATAAAACAAATTGAATTATTTGGTGTTTGTGCACTTGTGTCTTCCCCTCTTATTCCATTTCCTATCGTAAAGTCTATATAAGAAACTGAATAATCGCTCATCATATGACTTTCTTGGGACTGGTGTCTGAACAAACAAAAATCTCCAGTCATATCAGGTAAAAGCACTCAACTCAGTTATCATGCTTACCCGTTTGGAATAAAATGCTAGTCTTTTATTAAGTCTTCTAAGCAGTTATAAAATGCTAGTCTTTTTATTTCACTGTGTCTAGAACCTCTAGTTACAGATTCTAGATTAGGGTCCATAATCGCAACAACAAAAACTAACTTCAGATTTCCTAACTCTAGTTACAGATTCTTCATCATGACAAACTTATGTTTAACTAGTTCAGGAACACACAACCATTCACCTTACTGGGGTCATCGTCTCAATAACATATTCAATATTTTAGCTGGAGATTTTCCATTATCTTTCGGTGTCAACAATGCCGCAACATTAATCCGTTTGGGTAAGAAACACAGTGATGGACATATCTTTTATCGTTTTAGGTAACAGGAAATGCATGGAAACTCGCCCCCTTTCTTCCCAAACTACTCAGCTTGGGTTTTGTTCCAATTTATCTTTTGTGGTCCGGAAGCGTTCCACATGGTATTTCCGCCACAGTTGGATGAGCCAAAGACACCAGTGCTTTATTTTCAAGACCATTACAATATCACAAGGACTTTTGAAGATAAACCAATAATCGGTAACTAAGTTCATCGCCGTTGAGTGGTTAGAGCATGTCTGTTAACGAAACAAGATCATGACAATAAAAATTTCAACGAGTAGATTAATGAAATTCGATATCAACATTCTGATAGTTACGAATCGTTATAATAGTCCGCAAAAGCAGGCACAAgttaaatgagtcgaacaaaatgcagACCTGATAGGAGAAGGATGCGCCCCCAGAGGCCGCGTCGGCGTCGGCAAGGGAGCGGTAGATGGCGCGGCGCTGGTGGAGGACGAAACCACCCATGGAGACGGAGCCCAGGGCGAACCCGAGGAGGCGCTCCTGCGCACAGATCcacgcggaacccacaagaaaccgAGCCGAGTGAATCAATCGGTCAACCAATCGAAGGGGGCGGACGCGAAATGGAAACGGGGGATGCGAATCCCTTCGGAATCTACAGCCTTGGAGTCAGGATGGGTTACCTGCGCGAGGATGCTGATCATCGTGGTGGCGGCCGCCGGCGAGACGCCGAGGTTGTTGAGAAGTTTCCTCTTTTCGTGTACGGTTTCTGCGGGCCTTCACGATGTGTGGCAGCAGCTGCGTGTGTGCTGGTCATTAGGAACGGAGCGCTCAAGGGGCCACGGCCATCCTATTTTCTTTTGAGCCCTAAACTTAAACTAGAGCTTTTTTTTGCGGTAAAAACTAGAGCATCTCCGGTCACAATTAGTATCAAATATGGCCTTCATTTGTCTGTGAAAAATTTTGAAAATATCCATTGACAGAAGACGGAAGAGATTTTTTTGCCTGTTTCCAAAatcaaaattcatataaaatcatttGATAATAGAAATAGCACATATTCagcaattcaaacaatgccaaaatcaTCCACGGCAAATAAAATTCAACATATCATATAAACCAGTGAATCAAGTGTTTTCCTTGCATTTGGTGATGTCTTTGCACGTGGAGGTGATCCACTCCTTGGTATC encodes:
- the LOC119333244 gene encoding uncharacterized protein LOC119333244; its protein translation is MISILAQERLLGFALGSVSMGGFVLHQRRAIYRSLADADAASGGASFSYQTSETTGRGVSAEMAHVWNKAVDETLGRLVVYLSSRGW